The Gemmatimonadales bacterium genome window below encodes:
- a CDS encoding cobalamin B12-binding domain-containing protein, producing MTRTKSLSRPIRVLVAKPGLDGHDRGAKVVAAALRDAGMEVIYTGLHQTPEMIAAAAVQEDVDVVGLSILSGAHMTLFPRVRQMLDAQGRKDVLLTGGGILPTEDVEALEKLGTGRLFGPGTPTSDLVEYIQAWAADHLKD from the coding sequence ATGACACGCACGAAGTCGCTCTCCCGGCCGATCCGGGTGCTCGTGGCCAAGCCCGGCCTCGATGGGCACGACCGGGGGGCCAAGGTCGTCGCCGCCGCCCTGCGTGACGCGGGGATGGAGGTGATCTACACCGGCCTGCACCAGACGCCGGAGATGATCGCCGCCGCGGCGGTGCAGGAGGATGTCGACGTCGTGGGGTTGTCGATTCTCTCCGGCGCCCACATGACGCTCTTTCCGCGGGTGCGCCAGATGCTCGACGCCCAGGGCCGGAAGGACGTGCTTCTCACCGGCGGGGGCATCCTGCCGACGGAAGACGTCGAGGCGCTCGAGAAGCTCGGAACGGGGCGGCTCTTCGGGCCCGGAACCCCCACCTCCGACCTGGTGGAGTACATCCAGGCCTGGGCCGCCGACCACTTGAAGGACTGA
- the mgtE gene encoding magnesium transporter: MSPRAAKKKKESLPDLLRAGRIDEFVKLALDMEPVDLADVLSSLDDDERLTAVRALPPEVSGEALTEMPEDEHAEDTLAALEPEQAADIVDEMADDDAADLLQDLDPEEQERILSEVEDRTEVDRLLAYDEESAGGLMTSHVVTVLDSATAGQAIEAIRRQAEEMEGFYQVFVVDTGHHLIGLLPLKDLVTSPPDRSIREFMETADITVTPDRDQEEVARLMARYNVPSVPVVDATGVLLGRVTFDDVIDVVEAETTEDLLQFGGVSADEELSAPWTDAVRSRLPWLYVNLLTAFAAASVVLVFSDAIQELKWLAVFMPIIAGMGGNAGTQALAVSVRRIALGQVPAGDEIGIVGKEMLVGLVNGLASALVAGGIGWMAAGPEFGGVVALAMVANLGVAGFAGAFVPLFLERLRIDPAIASSVFVTTFTDMCGFFLLLGMATHFLL; encoded by the coding sequence ATGAGCCCGCGGGCCGCGAAGAAGAAGAAAGAGAGCCTGCCCGATCTCCTCCGCGCCGGGCGGATTGACGAATTCGTCAAGCTCGCGCTCGACATGGAGCCGGTCGACCTGGCCGATGTCCTCTCCTCGCTCGATGACGACGAGCGGCTGACCGCCGTCCGCGCCCTGCCGCCGGAGGTCTCCGGCGAGGCGTTGACCGAGATGCCGGAGGACGAGCACGCCGAGGACACGCTCGCCGCGCTCGAACCGGAACAGGCCGCCGACATCGTCGACGAGATGGCGGACGACGACGCCGCCGACCTCCTGCAGGACCTCGATCCCGAGGAGCAGGAACGCATCCTCTCCGAGGTGGAGGATCGGACCGAAGTGGACCGCCTCCTCGCCTATGACGAGGAGTCGGCCGGCGGCCTGATGACGTCGCACGTCGTGACCGTGCTCGATTCGGCCACGGCAGGGCAGGCGATCGAGGCGATTCGTCGGCAGGCGGAAGAAATGGAGGGGTTCTACCAGGTGTTCGTGGTTGACACCGGGCACCACCTCATCGGCCTCCTCCCGCTCAAGGACCTGGTCACCAGTCCTCCCGACCGGAGCATCCGGGAGTTCATGGAGACGGCCGACATCACTGTCACCCCCGACCGCGACCAGGAAGAGGTTGCACGGCTGATGGCGCGCTATAACGTGCCGAGCGTGCCGGTCGTCGACGCCACCGGGGTCCTGCTCGGACGGGTCACCTTCGACGACGTGATCGATGTGGTCGAAGCGGAGACCACCGAGGACCTCCTGCAGTTCGGTGGCGTGTCGGCGGACGAAGAACTCAGCGCTCCCTGGACCGACGCGGTCCGGAGCCGGCTGCCCTGGCTCTATGTGAATCTGCTGACGGCGTTCGCGGCCGCCTCCGTCGTCCTCGTCTTTTCCGATGCCATTCAGGAGCTGAAGTGGCTGGCGGTCTTCATGCCGATCATCGCCGGGATGGGGGGCAACGCCGGCACCCAGGCGCTGGCGGTGTCGGTCCGCCGGATTGCGCTGGGGCAGGTGCCGGCGGGGGACGAAATTGGCATCGTCGGCAAGGAGATGCTGGTCGGACTGGTCAACGGACTTGCCAGCGCCCTCGTGGCCGGCGGCATCGGGTGGATGGCGGCGGGACCGGAGTTCGGGGGTGTCGTGGCGCTTGCCATGGTGGCCAACCTGGGCGTCGCCGGATTCGCCGGGGCCTTCGTCCCGCTCTTTCTCGAGCGCCTCCGGATCGACCCCGCCATCGCCAGTTCGGTCTTTGTCACCACCTTCACGGACATGTGCGGCTTTTTCCTCCTGTTGGGGATGGCCACACACTTCCTGCTCTAG
- a CDS encoding hemolysin family protein, which produces MIWGVFALGMALTLLGSMAGAALVYVSRAELARAVSRQLRGGSSALAWLSRIESILTAAAATSAFGVILLGAAFPAVFARQGAVLLAPLIALVAVPFVLFSGYLAPRWLSASRAERVTSIAMPLLEPWARFLGVLLPARRPSRATEFRTLWREGAAVGLRADEDLNTVSGVMAFASRPIREIMTPRTDLIAIPEDATLADIVQVFAQSGYSRIPVYRGTLDEIVGMLHAFDLFKLRPGDPLPVRPVAIAAPGRAAGELFLDMQRERRHLAVVIDEFGGTLGLVSLEDLLEELVGEIYDEHDQVPVSVPSVGGAALADVDGSTPIVDLAAQFDVALPTSGASTIGGLLAGLAGRIPAAGERFIIGGVEIDVVTATATRVERVLVRPGPVALVPLAREPS; this is translated from the coding sequence ATGATCTGGGGAGTCTTTGCCCTCGGCATGGCGCTGACCCTGCTCGGGTCCATGGCGGGGGCGGCCCTCGTCTATGTGAGCCGCGCCGAGTTGGCGCGTGCCGTCTCCCGGCAGCTGCGCGGCGGTTCGTCGGCGCTCGCGTGGCTCTCGCGCATCGAGTCGATCCTCACCGCTGCCGCCGCCACCTCCGCCTTCGGCGTGATTCTCCTCGGCGCCGCCTTTCCCGCCGTCTTTGCCCGGCAGGGCGCCGTGCTCCTCGCACCCCTGATCGCGCTGGTGGCGGTGCCCTTTGTCCTCTTCAGCGGATACCTGGCCCCGCGGTGGCTCAGCGCCTCGCGCGCCGAGCGCGTCACCAGCATCGCCATGCCGCTCCTCGAGCCCTGGGCCCGGTTCCTCGGCGTGCTCCTGCCGGCGCGCCGGCCGTCCCGGGCCACGGAGTTCCGCACCCTCTGGCGGGAAGGGGCCGCGGTCGGCCTCCGCGCCGACGAAGACCTGAACACCGTCAGCGGCGTGATGGCGTTTGCCAGCCGACCGATTCGCGAGATCATGACGCCGCGGACCGACCTCATCGCCATTCCCGAGGATGCGACCCTCGCCGACATCGTGCAGGTGTTCGCGCAGAGCGGCTACAGCCGAATCCCGGTCTACCGCGGGACCCTCGACGAGATCGTGGGCATGCTGCACGCCTTCGACCTCTTCAAGCTGCGGCCCGGCGATCCGCTCCCGGTGCGCCCCGTTGCCATCGCCGCGCCCGGCCGCGCCGCGGGCGAACTCTTCCTCGACATGCAGCGCGAACGGCGCCACCTCGCGGTCGTGATCGACGAGTTCGGCGGCACCCTGGGTCTGGTGTCGCTCGAGGACCTGCTGGAGGAACTGGTCGGGGAGATCTACGATGAGCACGACCAGGTGCCGGTCAGCGTGCCGTCCGTGGGTGGTGCCGCATTGGCCGACGTCGACGGGTCCACCCCCATCGTCGACCTGGCGGCGCAGTTTGATGTCGCCTTGCCGACGTCTGGCGCATCCACCATCGGCGGCCTCCTCGCCGGCCTGGCGGGGCGCATTCCGGCCGCAGGCGAGCGGTTCATCATCGGCGGAGTGGAAATCGACGTGGTGACCGCGACCGCCACCCGCGTGGAACGGGTGCTCGTGCGTCCTGGGCCGGTCGCGCTGGTCCCCCTCGCGAGGGAGCCCTCATGA
- the ybeY gene encoding rRNA maturation RNase YbeY produces MAAAADVTVHGRVIPVPAAAVRKAVRTVLAGERRHASVSVTFLGREAMRQMNLRHKGHDFPTDVISFALPDPRGGLLGDLYLCRWQAEREARRRDLPLREELLRLVIHGTLHILGWDHDEGAGREASAMWVRQERYLRKVL; encoded by the coding sequence GTGGCCGCGGCCGCTGACGTGACGGTGCACGGACGGGTGATTCCGGTCCCGGCCGCCGCCGTGCGCAAGGCCGTGCGCACCGTGTTGGCCGGTGAGCGCCGCCATGCCTCGGTGTCCGTCACGTTTCTCGGGCGCGAAGCGATGCGCCAGATGAACCTCCGCCACAAGGGCCACGATTTTCCGACCGACGTGATCAGCTTTGCCCTCCCCGATCCGCGCGGCGGGCTGCTCGGCGATCTCTACCTCTGCCGCTGGCAGGCGGAGCGCGAGGCCCGCCGCCGCGACTTGCCCCTGCGCGAGGAGTTGCTGCGTCTGGTCATCCACGGCACGCTGCACATCCTCGGCTGGGACCACGACGAGGGCGCCGGTCGCGAGGCGTCCGCGATGTGGGTCAGGCAAGAGCGTTACCTGCGGAAGGTCCTGTGA
- a CDS encoding hemolysin family protein, whose protein sequence is MSAFFHGMLSPAALVGFTLWAAWLALAAESEGDLPRADGDVTLPLARRLHIAHLALLVIAGAAAATSVVWWAWPPLRGGLYLALAVTVVWVVGDLLPRLLAAIAPELARLVRPGAARSLAIFRPLFYLVTRVDQRGMRQSLAPARPGARTQRDAVIGVFALSDMTVAEVMTPRIDIVSVDVGDSREEVVSTLSRAEHARLPVFEGQPDAVAGVVYAKDMLAHLDDADDDPLRWTALIRPVPFVPEGKTLDRQLRDFQRGPSHLAVVVDEFGGTAGLITLEDILEQVVGEIHDEYDVDEVEPVVTVDADTFRVLGGVALTELEALFHQDLGHEDVSTVGGLVLAQLGRVPRAGDEIRVGEVELRVEQVSRRRVRRVLARRVPASAGPAPEEAA, encoded by the coding sequence GTGAGCGCCTTCTTCCACGGCATGCTGTCGCCCGCGGCCCTCGTCGGGTTCACGCTCTGGGCGGCGTGGCTCGCGCTCGCCGCCGAGTCGGAGGGCGACCTCCCCCGCGCCGACGGGGACGTGACGCTGCCGCTCGCCCGTCGTCTCCACATCGCACACCTCGCCTTGCTGGTCATCGCCGGCGCCGCGGCCGCGACGTCCGTCGTCTGGTGGGCGTGGCCGCCGCTGCGGGGCGGCCTCTACCTCGCGCTGGCCGTGACGGTGGTGTGGGTGGTGGGTGACCTCCTCCCGCGGCTCCTCGCGGCCATTGCGCCGGAACTCGCGCGGCTGGTGCGCCCCGGCGCGGCGCGCTCGCTTGCCATCTTCCGTCCCCTCTTCTACCTGGTGACCCGTGTCGACCAGCGCGGCATGCGGCAGAGCCTGGCCCCGGCCCGACCCGGCGCGCGCACGCAGCGCGACGCGGTCATCGGCGTCTTTGCCCTCTCCGACATGACCGTCGCCGAGGTGATGACGCCGCGGATCGACATCGTGAGCGTCGACGTGGGAGACTCCCGCGAAGAGGTGGTGTCCACGCTCAGCCGGGCCGAGCACGCCCGGCTCCCCGTCTTCGAGGGGCAGCCCGATGCAGTCGCCGGCGTGGTGTACGCCAAGGACATGCTCGCGCATCTCGACGACGCCGATGACGACCCCCTGCGGTGGACCGCGCTGATCCGTCCCGTGCCGTTCGTGCCCGAGGGCAAGACGCTCGACCGCCAACTGCGGGACTTCCAGCGCGGGCCGAGTCATCTTGCGGTGGTGGTGGACGAGTTCGGCGGGACGGCGGGCCTGATCACGCTCGAGGACATTCTCGAGCAGGTGGTCGGCGAGATTCACGACGAGTACGACGTCGACGAGGTCGAGCCGGTGGTGACGGTCGACGCCGACACCTTTCGGGTGCTCGGTGGGGTGGCGCTCACCGAACTGGAGGCGCTCTTCCATCAGGACCTCGGCCACGAGGATGTCAGCACCGTCGGCGGCCTCGTCCTGGCCCAGCTGGGTCGGGTTCCCCGCGCCGGCGACGAAATCCGGGTCGGTGAGGTCGAACTTCGTGTCGAACAGGTGAGCCGCCGCCGTGTCCGGCGCGTGCTGGCCAGGCGGGTCCCGGCCAGCGCCGGCCCGGCACCGGAGGAGGCGGCATGA
- the meaB gene encoding methylmalonyl Co-A mutase-associated GTPase MeaB, with protein MDREALLAGLRERQPAALARAISVVENGREGFEPLLSALHPQLGRAHRIGITGPPGAGKSTLTERLVGAFRAQGHTVAVVAVDPTSPFSGGALLGDRIRMESIALDPGVFIRSMATRGSLGGLATSTREVCDVLDAAGFDRILVETVGVGQSELAVSRMADTSLLLLVPESGDGIQTLKSGVMEVADVFVVNKADRPGADKLRQEIEITLGIRRGNAFRHVPAHHGFKARARAEADAHAAESSEAWKHPVLATIAAKGEGVEEVMAALDAHRAWLEASGTMRERRRRRLEERTREVVDRALVRWVWDETAAEQAIRDRLDELESGQVSPYELAANILDALKQGARP; from the coding sequence ATGGATCGTGAAGCCCTGCTTGCCGGCCTGCGAGAACGCCAACCTGCGGCGCTGGCCCGGGCTATTTCGGTGGTCGAGAACGGGCGCGAAGGGTTTGAACCGCTCCTCAGCGCGCTGCATCCCCAGCTGGGCCGCGCGCACCGGATCGGGATCACCGGGCCGCCCGGGGCGGGCAAGTCCACGCTCACCGAGCGCCTGGTGGGTGCGTTCCGGGCCCAGGGACACACCGTTGCGGTGGTGGCGGTCGACCCCACCAGTCCCTTCTCCGGCGGCGCCCTCCTCGGTGACCGGATCCGGATGGAGAGCATCGCCCTCGACCCGGGTGTGTTCATCCGGTCGATGGCCACGCGGGGATCCCTGGGCGGCCTCGCCACTTCCACCCGCGAGGTGTGTGACGTCCTCGACGCCGCGGGATTCGACCGGATCCTGGTGGAAACGGTTGGGGTAGGACAGTCGGAGCTGGCCGTGTCGCGGATGGCGGATACCAGCCTGCTGCTCCTGGTGCCCGAGTCGGGCGACGGCATCCAGACGCTGAAGTCGGGCGTCATGGAGGTGGCCGACGTCTTCGTGGTGAACAAGGCCGATCGCCCCGGTGCCGACAAGCTGAGGCAGGAAATCGAGATCACGCTTGGCATCCGGCGTGGGAACGCCTTCCGCCACGTCCCGGCCCACCACGGATTCAAGGCCCGCGCCAGGGCGGAGGCCGATGCGCATGCCGCGGAGTCGAGTGAAGCGTGGAAGCACCCGGTCCTCGCGACGATCGCCGCAAAAGGTGAAGGCGTCGAGGAGGTGATGGCGGCGCTGGATGCCCACCGCGCGTGGCTGGAGGCCTCGGGCACGATGCGCGAACGGCGGCGGCGCCGGTTGGAAGAGCGCACCCGCGAGGTCGTGGACCGCGCGCTGGTGCGCTGGGTCTGGGACGAGACCGCCGCCGAGCAGGCCATCCGCGACCGGCTGGACGAGCTCGAGTCAGGGCAGGTGAGCCCGTACGAACTGGCGGCAAATATTCTGGACGCACTCAAGCAGGGGGCACGGCCATGA
- a CDS encoding carboxyl transferase domain-containing protein, translating to MKPSRTDPHAGRLRTLTDEYRELARRLEQGGGAKRVAKMHAKGQLSPRERVEQLRDPGTPWVEIGLLIAYDQYDGQAPGAGVITGVGVVEGREVVIVSNDATVKAGSWWPETIRKILRAQEVAMRQRIPIIYLVDSAGVNLPYQGGVFPGQYGAARIFYYNSIMRRYLHVPQVSAVMGSCVAGGAYLPALSDVIFMVEGTSFMGLGGPNLVKGATGQTVDGESLGGARTHTEVSAVAHYRAATDVECLKRIREYVGRLPRLPGVRQSVREAHPPKRDLAELYDVLPQDHRMSYDMQHLLDCLLDDGALDEFQPDVAKEMICGHAHLEGWPVAVIVNRRGLVKGAAGTRPKFGGIVYTESAEKVAYFIETASRERIPLLFIQDVSGFMVGPEAEHSGIIRAGARFVEAMATAVVPKIVLTVNHASGAGYYAMAGQGFDPDFILSWPTGRMAVMEGESAVTAVHGPDIEKARQAGGEPSDAVQASMDSMREDYEHQLDAKFAAARGYVDAIITPEETRDQLAFLLRTVANYGGPHLGPFVLPPLDSVPQR from the coding sequence GTGAAGCCTTCCCGCACGGACCCCCACGCCGGCCGGCTCCGCACCCTGACCGACGAATATCGTGAGTTGGCCCGCCGCCTGGAGCAGGGCGGCGGCGCCAAGCGCGTCGCCAAGATGCACGCCAAGGGGCAGCTCTCCCCCCGCGAGCGCGTCGAGCAGCTCCGCGACCCCGGCACACCCTGGGTCGAGATCGGGCTGCTCATCGCCTACGACCAGTACGACGGCCAGGCACCGGGCGCCGGGGTCATCACCGGCGTCGGCGTCGTCGAGGGGAGGGAGGTCGTGATCGTTTCCAACGACGCGACCGTCAAGGCGGGATCGTGGTGGCCGGAGACGATCAGGAAGATCCTGCGCGCGCAGGAAGTGGCCATGCGCCAGCGGATCCCGATCATCTACCTGGTGGACAGCGCCGGAGTGAACCTGCCCTACCAGGGCGGCGTCTTCCCGGGCCAGTACGGCGCGGCCCGGATTTTCTACTACAACTCGATCATGCGTCGCTACCTGCATGTGCCGCAGGTCAGCGCGGTCATGGGCAGCTGCGTGGCGGGTGGCGCGTACCTCCCGGCGTTGTCCGACGTGATCTTCATGGTCGAGGGCACCAGCTTCATGGGACTCGGCGGCCCCAATCTCGTGAAGGGCGCGACCGGGCAGACGGTGGATGGCGAGTCGCTTGGCGGGGCGCGTACGCACACCGAAGTGAGCGCCGTCGCCCATTATCGCGCCGCGACCGATGTGGAGTGCCTCAAGCGGATTCGCGAATACGTCGGCCGGCTCCCCCGGCTCCCAGGGGTACGGCAGAGCGTGCGCGAGGCGCACCCCCCGAAGCGGGACCTGGCCGAACTGTACGACGTGCTCCCGCAGGATCACCGCATGTCGTACGACATGCAGCACCTCCTCGACTGCCTCCTCGACGACGGGGCGTTGGACGAGTTCCAGCCCGACGTCGCCAAGGAGATGATCTGCGGGCACGCCCACCTCGAAGGATGGCCGGTGGCGGTCATCGTCAACCGGCGCGGCCTCGTCAAGGGTGCGGCGGGCACGCGACCCAAGTTCGGTGGCATCGTCTATACCGAGAGCGCCGAGAAGGTGGCCTACTTCATCGAGACGGCCAGCCGGGAACGAATCCCCCTCCTGTTCATCCAGGATGTGAGCGGCTTCATGGTCGGACCCGAAGCGGAACACTCCGGGATCATCCGGGCGGGCGCGCGGTTCGTCGAGGCGATGGCCACGGCCGTGGTCCCGAAGATCGTGCTGACGGTGAATCACGCTTCTGGCGCCGGGTACTACGCGATGGCGGGGCAGGGGTTCGATCCCGACTTCATCCTCTCCTGGCCCACTGGCCGGATGGCGGTCATGGAGGGGGAGTCGGCGGTCACGGCCGTCCACGGCCCCGATATCGAAAAGGCCCGGCAGGCGGGCGGCGAGCCGTCCGACGCGGTGCAAGCCTCCATGGACTCGATGCGCGAGGACTATGAGCATCAGCTCGACGCCAAGTTTGCCGCCGCCCGCGGCTACGTCGACGCCATCATCACCCCGGAAGAGACGCGCGACCAGCTCGCCTTCCTCCTCCGCACCGTCGCCAATTACGGCGGACCGCATCTCGGTCCCTTTGTCCTTCCCCCGCTTGATTCGGTGCCCCAGCGCTAA
- a CDS encoding methylmalonyl-CoA mutase family protein, producing MSAADTNGDREQLAAQARELAALRSEVAAWRERFGKLPLRDDSDFTSVSGRAVEPVYTPLDLSPELLGQGILPGQFPYTRGVHPSGYRGKLWTMRQFAGFGTAQDTNERYKFLLSRGQTGLSVAFDFPTLMGYDGDHPRSEGEVGKCGVAISSLADMETLFDGIPLDQVSTSMTINGPAAIIFCFYVAAAEKQGVSIEKLQGTIQNDILKEYMAQHAWIFPAEPALKVIVDMFEWAAEHTPKWNTISISGYHIREAGATAVQELAFTLANGFCYVEHGVARGLDVDSFAPRLSFFWDVHNDFFEEIAKMRAARRIWARHMRERYNARDPRSWIMRFHSQTAGVTLAAQQPLINIVRVAYQAMAATLGGTQSLHTNAFDETLALPTEDSVRIALRTQQILAYETGIPNVTDPLGGSYYVEALTDRLESEAEAIFAEIEAQGGVVKAIEAGWSQRQIARSAARFQHEIEQHQRTIVGVNEFVEEDETAVEILKIGNEAEASQRERLARLRATRDQALVEQRLEALRQAAAEDRNVMPAMLDCARAYCTLFEIRHVLEGVFGTYREPVFF from the coding sequence ATGAGCGCAGCGGACACCAACGGCGATCGGGAGCAACTCGCGGCCCAGGCACGGGAACTCGCCGCCCTGCGGTCCGAGGTCGCCGCGTGGCGGGAGCGGTTCGGCAAGCTCCCCCTCCGGGACGATTCCGACTTCACCTCGGTGTCCGGCCGGGCCGTCGAGCCGGTCTACACGCCGCTCGACCTCTCGCCGGAGCTCCTCGGCCAGGGGATCCTGCCCGGCCAGTTCCCCTACACCCGCGGTGTCCATCCCAGCGGGTACCGGGGCAAGCTCTGGACGATGCGCCAGTTTGCCGGGTTCGGCACCGCCCAGGACACCAACGAGCGCTACAAGTTCCTCCTCTCCCGGGGCCAGACCGGCCTCTCGGTGGCCTTCGACTTTCCCACCTTGATGGGCTACGACGGCGACCATCCCCGCTCCGAGGGCGAAGTCGGCAAGTGCGGCGTCGCCATTTCCTCGCTCGCCGACATGGAGACCCTCTTCGACGGGATTCCGCTCGACCAGGTCTCCACCTCGATGACGATCAACGGCCCCGCCGCCATCATCTTCTGCTTCTACGTGGCCGCCGCCGAGAAGCAGGGCGTGTCCATCGAGAAGCTGCAGGGGACGATCCAGAACGACATCCTCAAGGAGTACATGGCGCAGCACGCCTGGATCTTCCCGGCGGAACCGGCGCTGAAGGTGATCGTGGACATGTTCGAGTGGGCGGCGGAACACACGCCCAAGTGGAACACGATCTCCATCTCCGGCTACCACATCCGGGAGGCGGGGGCCACGGCGGTCCAGGAACTGGCGTTTACCCTGGCCAACGGCTTCTGCTACGTGGAGCATGGCGTCGCGCGGGGACTCGACGTCGACAGCTTCGCCCCCCGGCTCTCGTTCTTCTGGGACGTCCACAACGACTTCTTCGAGGAGATCGCCAAGATGCGGGCCGCCCGGCGGATCTGGGCGCGTCACATGCGCGAGCGGTACAACGCGCGCGATCCCCGCAGCTGGATCATGCGGTTCCACAGCCAGACGGCCGGCGTGACGCTCGCCGCGCAGCAGCCGCTCATCAACATCGTGCGTGTCGCCTACCAGGCGATGGCCGCCACCCTCGGTGGCACCCAGTCGCTCCATACCAACGCCTTCGACGAGACGCTGGCGCTCCCGACCGAAGATTCGGTGCGCATCGCGCTCCGGACCCAGCAAATCCTTGCCTACGAGACCGGCATTCCGAACGTGACCGACCCGCTGGGCGGCAGCTACTACGTCGAGGCACTGACCGATCGGCTGGAAAGCGAGGCGGAAGCCATCTTTGCGGAAATCGAGGCGCAGGGTGGCGTGGTCAAGGCGATCGAGGCGGGATGGTCGCAGCGGCAGATTGCACGCTCCGCCGCGCGCTTCCAACACGAGATCGAGCAGCACCAGCGCACCATCGTCGGGGTGAACGAATTTGTGGAAGAGGACGAGACGGCGGTGGAAATTCTGAAGATCGGCAACGAAGCCGAGGCGTCGCAGCGCGAGCGGCTCGCCCGGCTGCGTGCCACCCGAGACCAGGCGCTGGTGGAGCAGCGCCTGGAGGCGCTCCGCCAGGCGGCCGCCGAGGACCGAAACGTGATGCCTGCGATGCTTGACTGCGCGCGGGCCTATTGCACTCTCTTTGAAATCCGCCACGTGCTCGAAGGGGTCTTTGGAACCTACCGGGAACCGGTGTTCTTCTGA